In Paraburkholderia flava, one genomic interval encodes:
- a CDS encoding multicopper oxidase family protein, with product MIRREFMVRTLAAAVATLAGRGACAQQASHGMQGMHDMAGMEGMEGMAGMPGMTPKTSAAAHAPAPLAAVDALPAGRPLASLRILANESREPGVFRATLVAHPVQRNVLAGSGKPTTFWQYDPTTDATSQGPIVGPLIDVREGDTVEIHFINRLAQPSTIHWHGLPVPPDQDGNPSDPVAPGATHVYRFTLPPGSAGTYWYHPHPHMMSAEQVFRGLAGPIVVRAANDPLAGWPERHLFFSDLKLSADGTIPPNDMMDWMNGREGQFVLVNGARRPRIVVANDERWRVWNGCNARYLRLSLGVPFAQVGTDGGLLERSRDGLTDLLLAPGERAELIVRAGTKPQQVVLTADVYDRRKMAMSHGSLPADPAHALADIEFAPSAGADAAAATPRALPAILRTIEPLGTSVAKKSVVFSEKMDMAAMHKPGASVHGMPAGMSFMINGATFDPSRVTLTSRRDDVEIWSIENRTDMDHPFHLHGTQFQVVERVRGGVATSEPYRAWRDTVNVEPDEIVRIATVQRMAGERMFHCHILEHEDLGMMATLKVI from the coding sequence ATGATCCGCAGAGAATTTATGGTTCGCACGCTGGCTGCGGCGGTGGCAACGCTAGCCGGTCGTGGCGCGTGTGCGCAGCAGGCGTCGCACGGCATGCAGGGCATGCACGATATGGCCGGCATGGAAGGGATGGAAGGCATGGCCGGAATGCCCGGCATGACGCCGAAGACGAGCGCCGCCGCACACGCGCCTGCGCCGCTCGCTGCGGTCGATGCGCTGCCGGCAGGCCGTCCGCTCGCATCGCTGCGCATCCTTGCCAACGAGAGCCGCGAGCCAGGTGTGTTTCGCGCGACGCTCGTCGCGCATCCGGTCCAGCGCAATGTGCTCGCGGGCAGCGGCAAACCCACGACGTTCTGGCAGTACGACCCGACGACCGACGCGACATCGCAGGGTCCCATCGTCGGTCCGCTGATCGACGTACGCGAGGGCGACACCGTCGAGATCCACTTCATCAACCGGCTTGCACAGCCGTCGACAATTCATTGGCACGGCTTGCCCGTGCCGCCCGATCAGGACGGCAATCCTTCCGATCCGGTCGCGCCGGGCGCGACGCACGTCTACCGTTTCACGCTGCCGCCCGGCAGCGCGGGAACGTACTGGTATCACCCGCATCCGCACATGATGTCCGCCGAGCAGGTGTTTCGCGGGCTGGCCGGTCCGATCGTCGTGCGCGCTGCTAACGATCCGCTCGCCGGCTGGCCTGAGCGTCATCTGTTCTTCTCGGATCTGAAGCTGTCCGCCGACGGCACGATTCCGCCGAACGACATGATGGACTGGATGAACGGCCGCGAAGGCCAGTTCGTGCTGGTCAACGGCGCTCGGCGGCCGCGCATCGTCGTCGCAAACGACGAGCGCTGGCGTGTGTGGAACGGCTGCAATGCGCGCTATCTTCGGTTGTCGCTGGGTGTGCCGTTCGCGCAGGTCGGCACCGACGGCGGTTTGCTGGAGCGTTCGCGCGACGGTCTGACCGACCTGCTGCTCGCGCCGGGCGAGCGCGCGGAGCTGATCGTGCGCGCCGGCACGAAGCCGCAACAGGTGGTGCTCACCGCCGATGTCTACGATCGCCGCAAGATGGCAATGTCGCACGGCAGTCTGCCCGCCGATCCCGCGCATGCGCTCGCCGACATCGAATTCGCACCGTCGGCCGGTGCCGATGCTGCCGCTGCGACACCACGAGCATTACCCGCGATATTGCGCACGATCGAACCGCTGGGCACGTCGGTTGCAAAAAAATCGGTCGTGTTTTCCGAGAAGATGGACATGGCCGCGATGCATAAACCCGGCGCGTCCGTGCACGGGATGCCCGCCGGCATGTCCTTCATGATCAACGGCGCGACGTTCGATCCATCTCGCGTCACGCTGACGAGCCGGCGCGACGACGTGGAAATCTGGTCAATCGAAAATCGCACCGACATGGATCATCCGTTCCATCTGCACGGCACGCAGTTTCAGGTGGTCGAGCGGGTGCGGGGCGGTGTTGCGACGTCCGAGCCGTATCGCGCGTGGCGCGACACGGTGAACGTCGAGCCCGACGAGATCGTGCGCATCGCGACGGTGCAGCGGATGGCGGGCGAGCGCATGTTCCACTGTCACATCCTCGAGCACGAGGACCTCGGAATGATGGCCACGCTCAAGGTGATCTGA
- a CDS encoding cold-shock protein gives MSTGTVKWFNDAKGFGFITPDEGGEDLFAHFSAITMNGFKTLKEGQKVSFDVVQGPKGKQASNIQAAA, from the coding sequence ATGTCAACTGGTACAGTCAAATGGTTCAATGACGCGAAAGGTTTCGGATTCATTACGCCCGACGAAGGCGGTGAGGATCTGTTCGCGCACTTTTCGGCTATCACGATGAACGGGTTCAAAACCCTCAAGGAAGGCCAGAAGGTGAGTTTCGACGTCGTGCAGGGCCCCAAAGGCAAACAGGCATCGAACATCCAGGCCGCCGCCTGA
- the clpS gene encoding ATP-dependent Clp protease adapter ClpS has product MAIIPDKQDGTVLERQEQKLKPPAMYKVVLLNDDFTPMEFVVMIVQEYFNKDRETATQVMLKVHREGRGVCGVYTRDIASTKVEQVVTHARQAGHPLQCVMEEA; this is encoded by the coding sequence ATGGCGATTATTCCGGACAAGCAGGATGGCACCGTACTGGAGCGGCAGGAACAGAAGCTAAAACCGCCGGCCATGTATAAGGTGGTGCTGCTGAATGACGACTTCACGCCGATGGAATTTGTCGTGATGATCGTGCAGGAGTATTTCAATAAAGATCGTGAAACCGCAACGCAGGTTATGTTGAAGGTACATCGCGAAGGTAGGGGAGTCTGTGGGGTCTATACGCGGGACATCGCGTCGACCAAAGTCGAGCAAGTCGTTACCCACGCACGGCAGGCCGGGCATCCGCTGCAGTGTGTGATGGAGGAAGCATGA
- the clpA gene encoding ATP-dependent Clp protease ATP-binding subunit ClpA yields the protein MIAQELEVSLHMAFMEARQARHEFITVEHLLLALLDNPTAAEVLRACAANIEDLRQNLRNFIHDNTPTVPGTDDVDTQPTLGFQRVIQRAIMHVQSTSNGKKEVTGANVLVAIFGEKDSHAVYYLQQQGVTRLDVVNFISHGIAKTNSTDAAKASDANAESDEAGAQKETPLAQFTQNLNQMAKDGRIDPLIGREAEVERVVQVLCRRRKNNPLLVGEAGVGKTAIAEGLAYRITRGEVPDILADAQVYSLDMGALLAGTKYRGDFEQRLKTVLKELKERPHAILFIDEIHTLIGAGAASGGTLDASNLLKPALSSGVLKCIGATTFTEYRGIFEKDAALSRRFQKVDVTEPTVEQTVAILRGLKSRFEEHHGVKYSSGALSAAAELSARFITDRHLPDKAIDVIDEAGAAQRILPKSKQKKTIGKGEIEEIISKIARIPPQSVSQDDRSKLQTLDRDLKSVVFGQDPAIDALSAAIKMARAGLGKTDKPIGAFLFSGPTGVGKTEVARQLAFTMGIELLRFDMSEYMERHAVSRLIGAPPGYVGFDQGGLLTEAVTKKPHCVLLLDEIEKAHPDIYNVLLQVMDHGTLTDNNGRKADFRNVIIIMTTNAGAESMQKSTIGFTTRRETGDEMADIKRMFTPEFRNRLDATISFRSLDEEIIMRVVDKFLMQLEDQLHEKKVDALFTDALRAHLAKHGFDPLMGARPMQRLIQDTIRRALADELLFGKLVTGGRVTVDVDGNDKVQLTFDEHSEPGSPNPEAVEAE from the coding sequence ATGATTGCCCAGGAACTGGAAGTCAGCCTGCACATGGCGTTCATGGAAGCACGCCAGGCCAGGCACGAGTTCATCACGGTCGAACATCTTTTGCTGGCGCTGTTGGACAATCCGACGGCGGCTGAGGTGTTGCGCGCATGCGCGGCCAACATCGAGGATCTGCGTCAGAACCTGCGCAACTTCATTCATGACAACACGCCGACCGTGCCTGGCACGGACGACGTCGACACGCAGCCCACGCTCGGTTTTCAGCGTGTGATCCAGCGCGCCATCATGCATGTGCAGTCCACGTCGAACGGCAAGAAGGAAGTGACCGGCGCGAACGTGCTGGTTGCGATCTTCGGCGAGAAGGATTCTCACGCGGTGTACTACCTGCAGCAGCAGGGCGTCACGCGGCTCGACGTCGTGAATTTCATTTCGCATGGCATCGCGAAGACGAACAGCACCGACGCCGCGAAAGCGAGCGACGCGAATGCCGAGTCCGACGAAGCCGGTGCGCAGAAGGAAACGCCGCTCGCGCAGTTCACGCAGAACCTGAACCAGATGGCAAAGGACGGCCGCATCGATCCGCTGATCGGACGCGAAGCGGAAGTCGAGCGCGTCGTTCAGGTGCTGTGCCGTCGTCGCAAGAACAATCCGCTGCTGGTCGGTGAAGCGGGCGTCGGCAAGACGGCGATCGCCGAAGGTCTTGCGTATCGGATCACGCGCGGCGAAGTGCCGGACATTCTTGCGGATGCGCAGGTCTATTCGCTCGATATGGGCGCGCTGCTCGCCGGCACGAAGTATCGCGGCGATTTCGAGCAACGCCTGAAGACGGTGTTGAAGGAACTGAAGGAACGGCCGCACGCCATTCTGTTCATCGACGAAATCCATACGCTGATCGGCGCAGGTGCTGCGTCGGGCGGCACGCTCGATGCATCGAATCTGCTGAAGCCGGCGTTGTCGTCGGGTGTGTTGAAGTGCATCGGCGCGACGACGTTCACCGAATATCGCGGCATCTTCGAGAAGGACGCAGCGCTGTCGCGCCGCTTCCAGAAAGTCGATGTGACCGAGCCGACCGTCGAACAAACGGTGGCGATCCTGCGTGGCTTGAAGTCGCGCTTCGAAGAGCACCACGGCGTGAAGTATTCGTCGGGTGCGCTGTCGGCGGCGGCGGAGCTGTCGGCGCGCTTCATCACCGACCGTCATCTGCCGGACAAGGCGATCGACGTGATCGACGAAGCCGGTGCGGCGCAACGCATCCTGCCGAAGTCGAAGCAGAAGAAGACGATCGGCAAGGGCGAGATCGAGGAAATCATTTCGAAGATCGCGCGCATCCCTCCGCAGAGCGTGTCGCAGGACGACCGCAGCAAGCTGCAGACGCTCGATCGCGATCTGAAGAGCGTCGTGTTCGGACAAGACCCGGCCATCGATGCGCTGTCGGCCGCGATCAAGATGGCGCGCGCGGGCCTCGGCAAGACGGACAAGCCGATCGGCGCGTTCCTGTTCTCGGGCCCGACCGGTGTCGGCAAGACCGAAGTGGCGCGGCAGCTCGCGTTCACGATGGGCATCGAACTGCTGCGCTTCGACATGTCGGAATACATGGAGCGTCATGCGGTGAGCCGTTTGATTGGCGCGCCGCCGGGCTACGTCGGGTTCGATCAGGGTGGTTTGCTGACCGAAGCCGTCACGAAGAAGCCGCACTGCGTGCTGCTGCTCGACGAAATCGAGAAGGCGCATCCGGACATCTACAACGTGCTGCTGCAGGTGATGGACCACGGCACGCTGACCGACAACAACGGCCGCAAGGCGGACTTCCGCAACGTCATCATCATCATGACGACGAATGCGGGCGCCGAGTCGATGCAGAAGTCGACGATCGGTTTCACGACGCGCCGCGAAACCGGCGACGAAATGGCCGATATCAAGCGGATGTTCACGCCGGAGTTCCGTAACCGTCTGGACGCGACGATCAGCTTCCGCTCGCTCGATGAAGAAATCATCATGCGCGTGGTCGACAAGTTCCTGATGCAGCTCGAAGACCAGCTGCACGAGAAGAAGGTCGACGCGCTCTTCACCGACGCGCTGCGCGCGCATCTTGCGAAGCACGGTTTCGATCCGTTGATGGGTGCACGTCCGATGCAGCGCCTGATCCAGGACACGATCCGTCGCGCGCTCGCCGACGAGTTGCTGTTCGGCAAGCTGGTGACGGGCGGCCGCGTGACGGTCGACGTCGATGGCAACGACAAGGTGCAGCTGACGTTCGACGAGCATTCGGAGCCGGGCAGTCCGAATCCGGAAGCGGTCGAGGCCGAATAA
- the dut gene encoding dUTP diphosphatase, whose protein sequence is MKLDLKILNPKMRDQLPHYATPGSAGLDLRACLDAPLILEPGQTALVPTGLAIHVGDPGYAALILPRSGLGHKHGIVLGNLVGLIDSDYQGELMISTWNRGQTTFTLNPFERLAQLVIVPVVQAQFNIVDDFAESARGAGGFGSTGKH, encoded by the coding sequence ATGAAACTCGACCTGAAGATTCTCAACCCGAAGATGCGCGACCAGCTTCCGCACTACGCGACGCCGGGCAGCGCGGGCCTCGATCTGCGTGCATGTCTCGACGCGCCGCTGATCCTCGAACCGGGACAGACCGCGCTCGTGCCGACCGGCCTCGCGATCCACGTCGGCGATCCGGGCTACGCCGCGCTGATCCTGCCGCGCTCGGGCCTCGGTCATAAGCACGGCATCGTGCTGGGTAATCTGGTGGGATTGATCGATTCGGATTACCAGGGCGAGCTGATGATTTCGACGTGGAACCGCGGCCAGACCACGTTCACGCTGAATCCGTTCGAACGTCTCGCGCAACTGGTAATCGTGCCGGTCGTGCAGGCGCAGTTCAACATCGTCGACGACTTTGCGGAGAGCGCGCGCGGCGCGGGTGGATTCGGTAGTACCGGCAAGCACTGA
- a CDS encoding LLM class flavin-dependent oxidoreductase, with protein MTRLSVLDQTPVIDAHSVADAIAATIELAQLADDLGYTRYWCAEHHGLRGVSNPCPEVMLARLGSVTKRIRIGSGGVMLPYYSPFKLAEQFMMLEALFPNRVDLGVGRAPGGDMRTAQAVAAGTYNRGDIFPQQVGELVGLMNGTLPDDHLAHGVLLQPQVETRPELWVLGSSDFGGLLAAQLGLRFAFAHFINAHFGHQVAQAYRERFAAGNEARPYLAAAVFAICADTEQEAADLEKAVDLRRVQMAYGLNAPIPSIEQGLAQEYGEREQLVIAREKPRSVIGTPGTVTERLLELKDQFEADELIVLTVAGSYRARLRSYELLAEAFQLGR; from the coding sequence ATGACGCGACTTTCCGTGCTCGATCAAACGCCCGTGATCGACGCGCACTCGGTAGCCGATGCGATCGCGGCCACCATCGAACTCGCCCAACTCGCCGACGACCTCGGCTACACGCGCTACTGGTGCGCCGAACACCACGGGTTGCGCGGCGTATCGAACCCGTGTCCCGAAGTCATGCTCGCGCGCCTCGGCAGCGTGACGAAGCGCATCCGCATCGGCTCCGGCGGCGTGATGCTGCCGTACTACAGCCCGTTCAAACTCGCCGAGCAGTTCATGATGCTCGAAGCGCTGTTCCCGAATCGCGTCGATCTCGGTGTCGGGCGCGCGCCCGGCGGCGACATGCGCACCGCGCAGGCCGTCGCGGCGGGCACGTACAACCGTGGCGACATTTTTCCGCAGCAGGTCGGCGAACTGGTCGGGCTGATGAACGGCACCCTGCCCGACGATCACCTCGCGCACGGCGTGCTGCTGCAACCGCAAGTCGAGACGCGACCTGAACTGTGGGTGCTCGGGTCGAGCGACTTCGGCGGGCTGCTTGCCGCGCAGCTTGGGCTGCGCTTCGCGTTCGCGCATTTCATCAACGCGCATTTCGGACATCAGGTGGCGCAGGCGTATCGCGAGCGCTTCGCTGCCGGCAACGAAGCGCGGCCGTATCTGGCGGCCGCAGTATTCGCGATCTGCGCGGACACCGAACAGGAAGCCGCCGACCTCGAAAAAGCAGTCGATCTGCGCCGCGTGCAGATGGCCTACGGACTCAACGCGCCGATTCCATCGATCGAGCAAGGCCTCGCGCAGGAATACGGCGAGCGCGAGCAACTGGTCATCGCGCGCGAAAAGCCGCGCAGCGTGATCGGCACGCCCGGCACGGTGACCGAACGGCTACTCGAGTTGAAGGACCAGTTCGAGGCCGACGAACTGATCGTGCTGACCGTCGCGGGCAGCTACCGCGCGCGACTGCGCTCGTACGAACTGCTTGCCGAAGCGTTCCAGCTGGGACGCTGA
- the coaBC gene encoding bifunctional phosphopantothenoylcysteine decarboxylase/phosphopantothenate--cysteine ligase CoaBC, which translates to MATVTTVTTATGGELAGKHLVLGLTGGIACYKIAELTRLLVKAGATVQIVMTDAATQFITPVTMQALSGRPVYTSQWDARIPNNMPHIDLSREADAIVIAPASTDFLAKLAHGRADDLLSTLCVARDCPLLVVPAMNRQMWQNPATQRNVAQLRADGVEVLGPDSGPQACGEVGDGRMLEPEATYEAIASFFHPKLLAGHRVLLTAGPTFEPLDPVRGITNRSSGKMGFALARAAQQAGADVHLIAGPVSIETPWGVYREDVQTAQQMHDAVMRAVPDYDIFIGVAAVADWRVDHPSDHKIKKTADKPMPSFTFIENPDILAAVAKLPHPPFCVGFAAESGDLDVHGEEKRVRKNVPLLIGNLGPLTFGLDDNEVVLFEASGATKLPRADKRSLAGALIAEIAKRLPDTSLIR; encoded by the coding sequence TTGGCGACTGTCACTACCGTCACTACTGCCACAGGCGGAGAACTCGCAGGAAAACATCTCGTCCTCGGTCTGACGGGTGGCATCGCCTGCTACAAGATCGCCGAACTCACGCGCCTGCTCGTCAAGGCAGGTGCCACCGTGCAGATCGTGATGACCGATGCGGCAACGCAGTTCATCACGCCGGTCACGATGCAGGCGCTGTCCGGCCGGCCCGTCTACACGAGCCAGTGGGACGCGCGCATTCCGAACAACATGCCGCACATCGATCTGTCGCGCGAAGCCGATGCGATCGTGATCGCGCCGGCGTCGACGGATTTTCTCGCGAAGCTCGCGCATGGTCGCGCGGACGATCTGCTGTCCACGCTGTGTGTGGCGCGCGACTGTCCGCTGCTCGTCGTCCCCGCGATGAACCGGCAGATGTGGCAGAACCCGGCCACGCAACGCAACGTCGCGCAGCTGCGCGCGGACGGCGTCGAAGTGCTGGGTCCGGACTCCGGTCCGCAGGCGTGCGGTGAAGTCGGCGACGGCCGGATGCTCGAACCCGAAGCGACGTATGAAGCGATCGCGTCGTTCTTCCATCCGAAGCTGCTCGCCGGACATCGCGTGTTGCTCACCGCGGGCCCGACGTTCGAACCGCTCGATCCGGTGCGCGGCATCACGAATCGCTCCAGCGGCAAGATGGGCTTCGCGCTCGCGCGCGCCGCACAACAGGCGGGCGCGGACGTGCATCTGATCGCCGGTCCGGTCAGCATCGAAACACCGTGGGGCGTCTATCGAGAAGACGTGCAGACCGCGCAGCAGATGCACGACGCGGTGATGCGCGCGGTGCCCGACTACGACATCTTCATCGGCGTCGCAGCGGTCGCCGACTGGCGCGTCGATCACCCGAGCGACCACAAGATCAAGAAGACCGCCGACAAGCCGATGCCGTCGTTCACGTTCATCGAGAACCCCGACATCCTTGCAGCGGTCGCGAAGCTGCCGCATCCGCCGTTCTGCGTCGGCTTCGCGGCGGAGAGCGGCGACCTCGACGTGCACGGCGAAGAAAAGCGCGTACGCAAGAACGTGCCGCTACTGATCGGCAATCTCGGTCCGCTGACGTTCGGCCTCGACGACAACGAAGTCGTGCTATTCGAAGCAAGCGGCGCGACGAAGCTGCCGCGCGCGGACAAGCGTTCGCTCGCCGGCGCGCTGATCGCCGAAATCGCGAAGCGGCTGCCGGACACGAGCCTGATCCGCTGA
- the lspA gene encoding signal peptidase II encodes MAKTLSKSGGGSLAPWLGVALIVILFDQLTKIAVARVFEYGRPYELTPFFNLLLVFNRGAAFSFLAAAGGWQRWGFTALGIVAALVICYLLKRHGTQRLFCAALSLILGGALGNVIDRLMYGHVIDFLDFHVRAWHWPAFNLADSAITIGAALLVFDELRRVRGSR; translated from the coding sequence ATGGCCAAAACCCTGTCGAAATCGGGCGGCGGATCGCTCGCACCGTGGCTGGGCGTCGCACTGATCGTGATCCTGTTCGATCAGTTGACGAAGATCGCTGTCGCGCGCGTGTTCGAGTACGGTCGCCCGTATGAACTGACGCCGTTCTTCAACCTGCTGCTGGTGTTCAACCGCGGCGCGGCGTTCAGCTTCCTCGCGGCTGCCGGCGGCTGGCAGCGCTGGGGCTTCACCGCGCTCGGCATCGTTGCGGCGCTCGTGATCTGCTATCTGTTGAAGCGGCACGGCACGCAGCGGCTGTTCTGTGCGGCGCTGTCGCTGATTCTCGGCGGTGCGCTCGGCAACGTGATCGACCGGCTGATGTACGGCCACGTGATCGACTTCCTCGATTTTCACGTGCGCGCATGGCACTGGCCGGCGTTCAATCTCGCCGACAGCGCGATCACGATCGGCGCAGCGCTGCTCGTGTTCGACGAGCTGCGGCGCGTGCGCGGCTCGCGTTGA
- the ileS gene encoding isoleucine--tRNA ligase, producing MSNKKADSKPQARYPVNLLDTPFPMRGDLPKREPQWVQEWQEGKLYEKIREASKGRKKFILHDGPPYANGDIHLGHAVNKILKDMIVKARNLAGFDAVYVPGWDCHGMPIEIQIEKQFGKSLPAAEVMEKARAYASGQIEKQKAGFRRLGVLGDWDNPYRTMNFTNEAGEIRALAKIIEKGYVFRGLKPVNWCFDCGSALAEAEVEYKDKTDPTIDVLFPFADPEKTARAFGLAALPRAEGGIVIWTTTPWTIPANQALNVHPEVVYALVDTPRGLLIFAQERVEACLKDFELTGNVIATAPGEKLANLRFHHPLASAHPGYKRTAPVYLGEYVTTETGTGIVHSSPAYGVEDFVSCKAHGMADSDIINPVMGDGRYIESLALFGGLSIWAANPQVIDALRNAGTLLRSEKYTHSYMHCWRHKTPIIYRATSQWFAGMDVKPNDSDRTLRETALAGIEATAFYPSWGKQRLFSMIANRPDWTLSRQRQWGVPMAFFVHKETGELHPRTLELLEQVAQRVETGGIEAWQTLDPRELIGDDANLYEKNRDTLDVWFDSGTTHWHVLRGSHKDSLQFPADLYLEGSDQHRGWFHSSLLTASMLDGRPPYNALLTHGFTVDGEGRKMSKSLGNGIDPHEVANRLGAEIIRLWIASTDYSGELAISEEILKRVTESYRRIRNTLRFLLANLSDFDFAAHARPVDEWLEIDRYAVALTSALQTDVLAHYDRYEFHPVVAKLQTFCSEDLGGFYLDVLKDRLYTTAPDSTARRAAQTALYHIAHGLLRIMAPFLSFTAEEAWKIFQPGNDTIFTGTYHVYPQVEDSAALIDKWALLRSVRSDVTKALEEARVANLIGSSLQAEVEIRASGARHDALASLGADLKFVLITSAATVVRVDSEADEGVEVIASKYLKCERCWHYRADVGENAEHPTLCGRCISNLFGSGETRSAA from the coding sequence ATGAGCAACAAGAAAGCCGATTCGAAACCGCAGGCCCGCTACCCGGTCAACCTGCTCGACACGCCGTTTCCGATGCGCGGCGACCTGCCGAAGCGCGAGCCGCAGTGGGTCCAGGAGTGGCAGGAAGGCAAGCTCTACGAGAAGATCCGCGAAGCGTCGAAGGGACGCAAAAAGTTCATCCTGCACGATGGGCCGCCGTACGCGAACGGCGACATCCACCTCGGCCACGCGGTGAACAAGATCCTCAAGGACATGATCGTCAAGGCGCGCAATCTCGCGGGCTTCGACGCGGTCTACGTGCCGGGCTGGGACTGCCACGGCATGCCGATCGAAATCCAGATCGAAAAGCAGTTCGGCAAATCGCTGCCGGCCGCCGAAGTGATGGAGAAAGCGCGCGCGTACGCAAGCGGCCAGATCGAGAAGCAGAAGGCAGGCTTTCGCCGCCTTGGCGTGCTCGGCGACTGGGACAACCCGTATCGCACGATGAACTTCACTAATGAGGCCGGCGAAATCCGCGCGCTCGCGAAGATCATCGAGAAGGGCTACGTGTTCCGCGGCCTGAAGCCGGTGAACTGGTGCTTCGACTGCGGCTCGGCGCTCGCCGAAGCGGAAGTCGAATACAAGGACAAGACCGATCCGACGATCGACGTGCTGTTCCCGTTCGCCGATCCGGAGAAGACCGCGCGTGCGTTCGGCCTCGCGGCATTGCCGCGCGCCGAAGGCGGCATCGTCATCTGGACCACGACGCCGTGGACCATCCCCGCGAACCAGGCGCTGAACGTGCATCCGGAAGTGGTCTACGCGCTCGTCGATACGCCGCGCGGTCTGCTGATCTTCGCTCAGGAGCGCGTCGAAGCGTGCCTGAAGGACTTCGAGCTGACCGGCAACGTGATCGCGACCGCGCCCGGCGAAAAGCTCGCGAACCTGCGCTTCCATCACCCGCTCGCGTCCGCGCATCCGGGCTACAAGCGCACGGCGCCGGTGTATCTCGGCGAGTACGTGACGACCGAGACCGGCACCGGTATCGTCCATTCGTCGCCAGCCTATGGCGTCGAGGACTTCGTGTCGTGCAAGGCGCACGGCATGGCCGACTCCGACATCATCAATCCGGTGATGGGCGACGGCCGCTATATCGAATCGCTCGCGCTGTTCGGCGGTCTGTCGATCTGGGCCGCGAATCCGCAGGTCATCGACGCATTGCGTAACGCCGGCACGCTGCTACGCAGCGAGAAGTACACGCACAGCTACATGCACTGCTGGCGTCACAAGACGCCGATCATCTATCGCGCGACGTCGCAGTGGTTCGCGGGCATGGACGTGAAGCCGAACGACAGCGACCGCACGCTGCGCGAAACCGCGCTCGCGGGCATCGAGGCGACCGCGTTCTATCCGTCGTGGGGCAAGCAACGTCTCTTCTCGATGATCGCGAACCGGCCCGACTGGACCTTGTCACGTCAGCGGCAATGGGGCGTGCCGATGGCGTTCTTCGTGCACAAGGAAACCGGCGAGCTGCATCCGCGCACGCTCGAACTGCTCGAACAGGTCGCACAGCGTGTCGAAACCGGCGGCATCGAAGCGTGGCAGACGCTCGATCCGCGCGAGCTGATCGGCGACGACGCGAACCTGTACGAGAAGAACCGCGACACGCTCGACGTCTGGTTCGATTCGGGCACGACGCACTGGCACGTGCTGCGCGGCTCGCACAAAGACTCGCTGCAGTTCCCGGCTGACCTCTATCTCGAAGGCTCGGACCAGCATCGCGGCTGGTTCCATTCGTCGCTGCTCACTGCGTCGATGCTCGACGGCCGGCCGCCGTACAACGCGCTGCTCACGCACGGCTTCACCGTCGACGGCGAAGGCCGCAAGATGAGCAAGTCGCTCGGCAACGGGATCGATCCGCATGAAGTGGCGAACCGGTTGGGTGCGGAAATCATCCGGCTGTGGATCGCATCGACCGACTATTCCGGCGAGCTCGCGATCTCCGAGGAAATCCTCAAGCGCGTGACGGAAAGCTATCGACGTATCCGCAACACGCTGCGCTTCCTGCTCGCAAACCTGTCGGACTTCGACTTCGCCGCGCACGCGCGCCCGGTCGACGAATGGCTCGAGATCGATCGCTACGCGGTCGCGCTGACGTCCGCGCTGCAGACCGACGTGCTCGCGCACTACGACCGATACGAGTTCCATCCGGTCGTCGCGAAGCTGCAGACGTTCTGCTCGGAAGATCTCGGCGGCTTCTATCTCGACGTGCTGAAAGACCGTCTCTACACGACCGCGCCCGACTCGACCGCGCGCCGTGCCGCACAGACCGCGCTGTATCACATCGCGCACGGGCTGCTGCGGATCATGGCGCCGTTCCTGTCGTTCACCGCCGAAGAAGCATGGAAGATCTTCCAGCCGGGCAACGACACGATCTTCACCGGCACGTATCACGTGTACCCGCAGGTCGAGGACAGCGCCGCGCTGATCGACAAGTGGGCGCTGCTGCGCTCGGTACGTAGCGATGTCACGAAGGCTCTGGAAGAAGCGCGCGTCGCGAACCTGATCGGTTCGTCGCTGCAGGCCGAAGTCGAGATCCGCGCGAGCGGTGCGCGTCACGATGCGCTCGCGAGCCTCGGCGCCGATCTGAAGTTCGTGCTGATCACGTCGGCGGCGACGGTCGTGCGTGTGGACAGCGAAGCCGACGAAGGCGTCGAAGTGATCGCGTCGAAATACCTCAAGTGCGAGCGCTGCTGGCACTACCGCGCGGACGTCGGCGAGAACGCCGAACACCCGACGCTGTGCGGGCGCTGTATCAGCAATCTGTTCGGCAGCGGTGAAACAAGGAGCGCGGCATAA